A single region of the Hoeflea prorocentri genome encodes:
- the hrpB gene encoding ATP-dependent helicase HrpB: protein MTHMLPELPVSEAVPALLAALEERGSAVLAAPPGAGKTTLVPLHLLNASWRKDGRILVLEPRRLAARASARQMARLIGEEVGETVGYRTRLDTRVSGRTRIEVVTEGIFSRMALADPELPGVAAVLFDEYHERSLEADFGLALALEVKSALREDLRLLVMSATLDVARVSQLMDGATIIESRGRAFPVAIRYRERKPTERIEAVMHAAIVEAFGRETGSILAFLPGQGEIRRTAELLQNDNLKAVIAPLYGDLSAKEQDAAIRPPTKGQRKIVLATAIAETSITIDGIRIVIDSGLQRLPVFEPSTGITRLETVRASRASANQRAGRAGRTEPGIAVRLWREEQTAALPEFTPPQMLASDLSGLILDCAAWGVTDPASMRFIDPPPGPAIAEARSLLQTLGALDEAGHLSEKGRTMRTLGLPVRLAAMVSDAARQGSAHDAAELAVLMSEQGLGGPSIDLDGRWRQFRRASDKRAKSARSLAKRIAQIVGGKNEGETGFVPEAGPFLLSGFSDRVARRRGDMDGKTRFSLANGRGAFVEEHSGLAKEPYIVVADLTGKAASQRILSAARIDAQTIETELADKMSEAEEVTFERDTRSVRGRRVRRLGALIVDQQPLQTPSPDAVADALADGVRLCGIDALPWSSSAKQLRGRLDWLRRTQGEPWPDMSDGALLDCLDQWFLPFQPGCMAFGRIAPESLANGLMSLVPFDLQRDIDRLAPRQFQTPAGSNLAIRYEEDEPVLSVRVQELFGLREHPALANGTVPLVLELLSPAQRPIQKTRDLPGFWAGSWADVRADMRGRYPKHPWPQDPATAEPTRRVKSKSKQ, encoded by the coding sequence ATGACCCATATGCTTCCAGAACTCCCCGTCAGCGAAGCCGTTCCGGCGCTGCTTGCCGCGCTTGAGGAGCGCGGCTCTGCCGTCCTTGCCGCACCGCCCGGGGCCGGCAAGACCACCCTTGTGCCGTTACACCTTCTGAATGCATCCTGGCGAAAGGACGGCCGGATCCTGGTGCTTGAACCACGACGGCTTGCAGCGCGGGCAAGCGCCCGGCAAATGGCGCGGCTGATTGGCGAGGAGGTGGGCGAAACCGTCGGCTACCGCACCCGGCTGGATACGCGGGTCAGCGGCAGGACCCGCATTGAGGTCGTGACGGAGGGCATTTTCAGCCGCATGGCGCTTGCCGACCCGGAACTGCCCGGCGTTGCAGCCGTTCTTTTCGACGAGTACCACGAACGGTCCCTTGAGGCCGATTTCGGGCTGGCGCTCGCTCTTGAGGTGAAGTCGGCGCTGCGCGAAGACCTTCGGCTTCTTGTCATGTCGGCAACGCTCGATGTGGCGCGTGTCAGCCAGCTCATGGACGGTGCAACCATTATCGAAAGCCGCGGTCGTGCCTTTCCTGTTGCCATACGATACCGCGAGCGTAAACCGACCGAGCGGATCGAAGCGGTCATGCATGCGGCAATTGTCGAGGCTTTCGGCCGGGAAACCGGATCAATCCTGGCTTTCCTGCCCGGTCAGGGCGAAATCCGCCGCACGGCCGAACTGCTTCAAAATGACAATCTCAAGGCCGTCATCGCGCCGCTCTATGGGGACCTTTCCGCCAAGGAGCAGGATGCCGCCATACGACCGCCGACGAAAGGTCAGCGAAAGATCGTGCTGGCAACGGCAATCGCCGAAACCTCGATTACCATCGATGGCATACGCATTGTCATCGATAGCGGGCTGCAGCGCCTGCCCGTGTTCGAACCGTCGACCGGCATTACCCGGCTGGAAACGGTTCGCGCATCAAGGGCCTCGGCAAACCAACGGGCCGGGCGTGCCGGCCGAACGGAACCCGGCATTGCTGTCCGCCTTTGGCGCGAGGAGCAAACGGCGGCCTTGCCGGAGTTCACCCCGCCGCAAATGCTGGCCAGCGATCTGAGCGGCCTCATCCTCGACTGCGCGGCATGGGGGGTGACGGATCCGGCTTCCATGCGTTTCATCGACCCTCCGCCGGGACCGGCGATTGCCGAAGCACGCAGCCTGCTTCAAACACTCGGTGCACTCGATGAAGCCGGCCATCTGAGCGAAAAAGGCCGGACGATGCGCACACTTGGATTGCCCGTGCGGCTTGCGGCCATGGTCTCGGATGCAGCGCGTCAGGGATCGGCCCATGACGCCGCCGAGCTTGCAGTGCTGATGAGCGAACAGGGCCTTGGCGGCCCGTCCATCGATCTTGACGGGCGCTGGCGGCAATTCCGCCGCGCCAGCGACAAGCGGGCAAAGAGCGCCCGTTCACTGGCAAAACGCATCGCACAAATTGTTGGCGGCAAGAATGAAGGCGAAACCGGGTTTGTGCCGGAGGCCGGGCCCTTTCTTCTGAGCGGATTTTCAGACCGGGTCGCGCGCCGTCGCGGCGATATGGACGGAAAGACGCGGTTTTCGCTCGCCAACGGCAGGGGTGCTTTTGTCGAGGAGCATTCCGGGTTGGCAAAGGAGCCCTATATCGTGGTTGCCGATCTGACGGGAAAGGCTGCTTCGCAACGGATCTTGTCAGCCGCACGGATTGACGCGCAAACCATCGAAACGGAACTCGCCGACAAGATGTCCGAGGCCGAAGAGGTCACCTTCGAGCGGGATACACGCAGCGTACGTGGACGGCGTGTCCGGCGCCTCGGTGCCCTCATTGTCGATCAACAGCCGCTTCAAACGCCCTCGCCCGACGCGGTGGCCGATGCGCTGGCGGACGGCGTGCGCCTTTGCGGCATCGATGCACTCCCCTGGTCATCTTCGGCCAAGCAGTTGCGCGGTCGCCTTGACTGGTTGAGACGAACGCAGGGCGAGCCATGGCCGGACATGTCCGATGGCGCATTGCTTGACTGTCTCGACCAATGGTTCCTGCCCTTCCAACCGGGTTGCATGGCGTTTGGCCGCATTGCGCCGGAAAGCCTTGCCAACGGGCTCATGTCTCTTGTGCCTTTCGACCTGCAGCGCGACATCGACCGATTGGCGCCCAGGCAATTCCAGACACCGGCCGGCTCAAACCTTGCGATCCGATATGAGGAAGACGAGCCGGTGCTGAGCGTGAGGGTCCAGGAGCTTTTCGGCCTGCGTGAACATCCGGCCCTTGCGAACGGCACGGTACCTCTTGTACTGGAACTGCTCTCGCCGGCACAGCGGCCAATCCAGAAAACCCGCGACCTGCCCGGCTTCTGGGCAGGATCCTGGGCAGATGTCAGAGCCGACATGCGGGGCCGGTACCCCAAGCACCCTTGGCCTCAGGACCCGGCAACGGCCGAACCGACACGGCGTGTCAAAAGCAAAAGCAAACAGTAA
- a CDS encoding ActS/PrrB/RegB family redox-sensitive histidine kinase — MDYSEHPAETRYADHLRMRTLIRLRTLAIIGQSVTVLGVAYGFEFPLPVASCFLLIACLALINIALRIRYPKAHRLSPTMSTVVLGLDMLQLFGLLFLTGGLVNPFSVLVCVPVIVAAASLPPRNIVVLGVIAVLAVTVLAVYHRPLPWYPGPPFEPPWVLITGNWIAIVSMAAFSAFYAYRVSAEAEELADALMATEFTLQREQHLSALDGLAAAAAHELGTPLATITVVAREMERALGDDEQYGEDVHLLRSQSERCRDIMRRLTTLSSDEEALISRLPLSSLIEEVIAPHREFGVDIKVRHTADPQDDPVGQRNAGILYGLGNLLENAVDFAKSEVEVETECTADKVSIRISDDGPGFPAVVLSRIGDPYVTRRNHSSEPSAGGLGLGLFIAKTLLERSGASLKFHNRNGRSANVTVTWPRAAMEVA, encoded by the coding sequence ATGGACTACTCCGAACACCCCGCTGAAACCCGTTATGCCGACCATTTGAGGATGCGCACGCTCATCCGGTTGCGCACACTGGCCATTATCGGCCAGAGCGTCACCGTTCTGGGCGTTGCCTATGGTTTCGAGTTTCCGCTGCCTGTCGCCTCCTGTTTTCTGCTGATCGCCTGCCTGGCACTGATCAATATCGCGCTGCGCATTCGCTATCCCAAGGCACACCGTCTCAGCCCCACAATGTCGACGGTTGTTCTCGGCCTCGACATGCTGCAACTTTTCGGCCTGCTGTTTTTGACAGGCGGTCTGGTCAATCCATTCTCGGTTCTGGTGTGTGTTCCGGTGATCGTTGCGGCGGCTTCGCTGCCGCCGCGCAACATTGTCGTTCTCGGTGTTATCGCGGTGCTGGCGGTCACGGTGCTTGCGGTCTATCACCGGCCGCTGCCATGGTATCCTGGCCCGCCGTTCGAGCCGCCCTGGGTGCTTATTACGGGAAACTGGATCGCGATCGTATCAATGGCCGCCTTCTCCGCCTTTTACGCCTATCGTGTCTCCGCCGAGGCCGAGGAACTTGCGGACGCGCTGATGGCAACGGAGTTTACGCTGCAGCGCGAACAGCACTTGTCGGCACTGGACGGCCTTGCCGCGGCGGCGGCTCACGAACTCGGAACGCCGCTGGCAACAATTACCGTTGTGGCGCGTGAGATGGAGCGGGCCCTCGGGGACGACGAGCAATATGGCGAAGATGTGCATCTGCTGCGGTCCCAGAGCGAACGGTGCCGTGACATCATGCGCCGGCTTACCACCCTATCCTCGGACGAAGAAGCTCTCATAAGCCGGCTTCCGCTTTCCTCGCTGATTGAGGAAGTCATCGCCCCGCATCGTGAATTCGGCGTCGATATCAAGGTCAGACACACAGCAGACCCGCAGGACGATCCGGTCGGTCAGCGCAACGCAGGCATCCTTTACGGCCTTGGCAATCTTTTGGAGAATGCTGTCGATTTCGCCAAGTCGGAGGTCGAAGTGGAAACCGAATGCACCGCCGACAAGGTCTCCATACGCATCAGCGATGACGGACCGGGTTTCCCCGCCGTTGTGCTGTCGCGGATCGGCGATCCTTATGTAACCCGGCGCAATCACAGCAGCGAGCCAAGCGCAGGCGGGCTGGGGCTTGGCCTCTTCATTGCCAAGACCTTGCTGGAGCGTTCGGGCGCCAGCCTGAAATTCCACAACCGGAATGGCCGCAGCGCAAATGTGACGGTCACCTGGCCGCGAGCGGCGATGGAAGTCGCATAG
- a CDS encoding ActR/PrrA/RegA family redox response regulator transcription factor: MNTQTINESQLELIGDDRSLLIVDDDGPFLRRLGRAMEIRGFAVELAESVAAGRASVKAAPPKYAVVDLRLGDGNGLELIEDIRKMREDTRIVMLTGYGNIATAVNAVKLGAIDYLAKPADADEVFAALTRKPGEKAEPPENPMSADRVRWEHIQRVYEMCDRNVSETARRLNMHRRTLQRILAKRAPR; this comes from the coding sequence ATGAACACACAGACTATCAACGAAAGCCAACTCGAACTGATCGGAGACGATCGGTCTCTGCTCATCGTCGATGATGACGGACCGTTTCTGCGCCGCCTCGGGCGGGCGATGGAAATTCGCGGTTTTGCGGTTGAGCTTGCCGAATCGGTTGCCGCCGGCCGTGCCTCGGTCAAAGCGGCGCCACCAAAATACGCGGTTGTCGATCTCAGACTGGGCGACGGCAACGGCCTCGAGCTGATCGAAGATATACGCAAGATGCGCGAAGACACGCGCATCGTCATGCTGACCGGCTACGGCAATATCGCAACGGCCGTGAACGCGGTGAAACTCGGCGCCATCGATTATCTCGCCAAGCCGGCCGATGCCGACGAGGTTTTCGCGGCCCTAACCCGCAAGCCCGGGGAGAAGGCGGAGCCACCGGAAAACCCGATGTCAGCCGATCGCGTGCGCTGGGAGCACATTCAAAGGGTCTATGAAATGTGCGACAGGAACGTTTCGGAGACAGCGCGCCGGCTTAATATGCACCGCCGGACCCTGCAGCGCATTCTCGCCAAGAGAGCCCCTCGCTAG
- a CDS encoding MmcB family DNA repair protein, with the protein MPIVSPHPEPTLVDGRQSERALLVRRGVQRLFGDLRHAVLPELGLASGRRADLISLSEKGEIWIVEIKSSIEDLRADSKWPDYRQHCDRLFFATHPDVPLDIFPPDCGMILSDGFGAEIVRQAPEHKLAPATRKALTLRFARVGADRLLIAEQTAYGQLER; encoded by the coding sequence ATGCCAATTGTCTCGCCGCATCCCGAGCCCACGCTGGTCGATGGGCGCCAGTCCGAACGTGCCCTGCTTGTACGCCGTGGCGTTCAGCGGCTGTTCGGCGACTTGAGACATGCCGTCCTGCCCGAACTGGGTCTTGCAAGCGGCAGGCGCGCGGATCTCATTTCATTGTCGGAAAAGGGCGAGATCTGGATAGTCGAGATAAAGTCCTCGATCGAAGACTTGCGTGCGGACAGCAAATGGCCGGATTATCGACAGCATTGCGACAGGCTGTTCTTTGCCACCCATCCGGACGTGCCGCTGGATATTTTCCCGCCCGATTGCGGCATGATCCTGTCGGATGGTTTTGGCGCCGAGATTGTCCGTCAAGCCCCGGAGCACAAGCTCGCGCCGGCCACACGCAAGGCGCTGACGCTTCGATTTGCACGCGTCGGTGCCGATCGTCTGCTGATCGCCGAGCAGACAGCCTACGGCCAGTTGGAACGCTGA
- a CDS encoding L,D-transpeptidase, translating to MNLRKAISGIGIAAMLALAGCVSGGPELTQEIFTSEYGSVKDGGYKIPAVPISRVPKQYHRQIVTYYTPEKPGTIIVNTRKRFLYYVLPGNKAVRYGIGVGRAGFEWEGEAYVSWKQPWPRWHPPKEMIEREPRLKKYANGGQAPGLKNPLGARALYLFDKDGNDTLYRLHGSPEWNSIGTAASSGCIRLMNQDVIDLYNRVKPGRSARVVVIQ from the coding sequence ATGAACTTGCGTAAAGCCATTTCGGGAATTGGTATCGCTGCCATGCTGGCGCTCGCCGGCTGCGTGAGCGGCGGGCCGGAGCTGACCCAGGAAATCTTCACCAGCGAATACGGTTCGGTAAAGGACGGCGGTTACAAGATCCCGGCAGTACCGATCAGTCGGGTGCCAAAACAGTATCACCGTCAGATCGTCACATACTATACGCCTGAAAAACCGGGCACGATCATCGTCAATACGCGCAAGCGTTTCCTTTACTATGTGCTTCCCGGAAACAAGGCGGTACGCTATGGCATCGGTGTCGGACGCGCCGGTTTCGAATGGGAAGGCGAGGCCTATGTCTCATGGAAACAGCCCTGGCCGCGCTGGCATCCGCCGAAAGAAATGATCGAACGCGAACCACGGCTGAAGAAATACGCCAATGGCGGGCAGGCTCCGGGACTGAAAAACCCGCTTGGGGCAAGGGCGCTTTACCTGTTCGACAAGGACGGAAACGACACGCTCTACCGCCTCCACGGCTCACCGGAATGGAATTCCATCGGCACCGCCGCGTCATCCGGCTGCATCCGGCTGATGAACCAGGATGTGATCGACCTCTACAATCGGGTCAAGCCCGGTCGCAGCGCACG